One Salvia splendens isolate huo1 chromosome 1, SspV2, whole genome shotgun sequence genomic window, CAACTATTACACAGTCAAAAGCACCAATCAGTAACTACCCCCTACATTTGATTAGTAGAAGGGAATAGGCTGCTTAAACATGTGATCAGATGACCGTactgatatttttttttggtaatctATTTTGAAGTTATATCCATTGTTGCACGGCCTAAGGTACTTAACTGAGCAACTGCTGCTTGGTAACTAACAGACAACGAAAGGCTTGCTCAACACTCTGATTATTACTCTctttgaaaagtgaaaaatatgaCTCAACATATGCaaattaatgtttattttatgaTAGTTTAAGGCATATAATCCAGTATTAGAGTAATTCCATCCTCTACTAGGGAAAGCACTATTTTTCAGAAGTTGAGAAAACAGAAGTATTGATGCAAGCTCTTCCCTTCTGAATCAGATAGATTCATATCTGAAAGAGGTTGACACTAAGTTCTTCCGAAATAGACTATTTGTTCCTCCGTTAGAGGTGTTCCAGAAATTTCTGTGATTTAAGTAAATTGTCCTACTAGCAGAACACATTGGGAGGCATACCTGAAAGCTTTGGGACGAGAGGTCGTTCCATTGATTGCTGGAAATTTGCTTCCCATCAGTATAGATGTGGTAACCATGACCCTGAGACAGTATTACACATTTTCTTATATAGCAATGATTTAGTTAACATGTTGCCCGGCAGACTCTACGTGATAAAACTTCTGAAAGATAAACCGGTGTGTATGATTTACAAAGAAGAAAAGTAAAATGAAATGAGGATGATAGTCAGATATCATGAAACATTAAGTACCTGATTGAAATTCGAGTAGAATGGAAGCACTTTTGGGTAGTTCTGGACAATTCCCCAAGATTTTTCAACCTGTCCCCACCATCTGTTATTTATTCCATGCAAATGAATGGCAAATGATAAAGAACCTATAGAGTGAAGCTGACGAGCAATATTCATTTAAGCTAGGAAAATTCAACCCCAAAGGAATTTAAGGTTACATGAAGATCGACAGATGAGACATTACATGCATAGAGAAGTTAGAAAACTTAGAGGAGTAGCCACTAGGTAAACAGTATCTTCCTTCACAGTATCCAACAGTTAATCCAGATCAAAGGATAGAAAGAATTACTGAACACAAAAGGGAACCAGCTTCGACTAGTGTGGTGCAGGGTCTTAATCTTTATCCAGAAAAATTAGTACCCAGATAGACTTACCACATTTATTATGTCAAAACAAGATAGAATTGCTGAACACTAAAGTCTTCTCGTGCACTCCCGTATGTTACCAAGCAAGAAGTATCAAACATAACATAACAAGATAAATATGGATCCACAGGCTAGATAAGTCAGTACCGGCCATTACCGATTTTGAGCAGTTTGAAAGTCAGGTGGTTGTTGAGTCTCATAGACCCATCCAGGTGCAAATATTGCTACTGAAACATCGGCCTTCTTTATCACATCAAGAGCAACATTTGTCTGCATAAAAGGATATAATCTTTTAAAAGTTCCAAACACTGAAGAATATGGTTTTGCATTGAAGTGAAAAATTCTACTCCATTTATTACAAAATTGCATAAAAGATTCACTAAATGAATAAAACCTCAACATAGGTGCTTCCTATTATGTCTTACATGTGCTTATTCAGGTTTAGGACAAAGATCCCAGTCCAAACTTTCCTGATTAAATCCATAGACAAGTTTCTCGTATTTGATGTCATCTATTTTATAGTCTTTATAATTTTTGTAGCacaagaaaataatactccctctctTAAGATAAGACATGCAAAGATTACGGgaaataaaagaagggtagATGAAACTTGAGAACTAAGAAGTTATATCAGTAAAATATTTAAGTAAACCAAAAATGAATACTACATTTTTATTCATCTAAGGCGAAACAGGTTAAAACCTACAGTCCCCTGTCCACCGCCATACGTGCCCCTTCCGAAGACATCAATGCCCATGTAAACATCAAAATTTCTGTCAGCTGCAACCTCAGCCGACTGCTTAGGAAAATCTTCCTGTATCACAGAAAAAAAGTTCCAATATGTTCTTATCCATATACATACGTATATATACAAATACAGTAGGAAAGTAACACTACCTTCCATGAATAGTTCACAAAAATGCCATCACATAAATCAAAGAATGGCTTGTTTTTGTCATTTAGTTGATTCTGCCAGTTAAGATCACCATCAACAGTGACACTATCATACCTGTAGCCTCACACAAttagtatatatattaatagTAGTACTTCAATTGTGTTCTCTAGAAAGTTCCAAAACAGAAAGAAGTAAATGCTGTCATTACCATATAACCAAAGACCCAGGCAGCGAGGAGTGCATGGTCTGGCTTAAATAGCTGACGAATTCTTTCAGGTTCGGGATTTGTCCGAGATCCAAATTGACTTCCATATTGATCTGCCAATACGAACAAGTAACCAAATTTATTACTTTTTGACAACTTCTTTCCTCAATCAAAGAACTAAAGTCCCAATAAATTCTGCCCCATGTTCGCTTAATGTTTTAGCGTCCCAATGATTCATAGTCAATCAAAActcctttttttaaaacttgaGCTATGTTGAATGAACTTGTGGATCAGATAAACTGGCTGTTAGTATATATGGAAGCAGACATGCTGATCTCAGAAACAGTTCAGTACAAATCCTGCAAAGCAAGTATGATAAAGCCTAAACACTACACTACAGACATCAAAACTCAATAAttgaaagaaaggaaaaaaccACTGAAATAAATGTGACAACGATCCCAAAATGAAGCGTGAAAAAGCATATTGAGATAAGACATAGGAAATATGCAAGCTCACCAGCCAACCATCAAAGCCTAGAGCAACAGCAAGCTCTGTCAGTCGGTCAGCATACATTCGAATAGAATCCTTTGAAGCTAACAGTTTATCAGCACGTATTTTCCCTTCATCCCATTCCATGATAAAAGTCCCTAATACCTTCAGAGTTGCATcaatacaaataataaaataagtgaCCTAAAATGTGAACATATCCAAATATACTAATACagtacaaaatatacatacgtGACTGAGAATTGTGACCACAATTTTTCCAAAATTCCATTGAGAAGCTCTAGAGTGCAAATTTTACTATTTGAAAACCACAACTTCAAGGCATCACCAGCTAATTAAATAAGTACTAACAGTTAGAACACTCTTTTTCTTTATAGAGAAGACAATAATATCATTTCCCTTTATCACAAACCCAATCACAGCAAAATGAACACCAACACATGATGGACCACACATCATAAAGCAAACTTTAATTGAAACAACAAAAAAAGCATCCGAAACTTGAGTGAAAGTAAACTTTATGACTCTGATCAAAATGAACTTTCCCCCAAAATAGAACACAAATTCGCAAAAGGCAACAAGTGATTAACCGaccaatcaatcaatcacaccTTAACGCCGTGTCTATGAGCAGTATTAGTCCAGCACGGCGGCGGCAGAGTCACCAGATTATGCGAGAAGTAAACAAAAACATCGATCAAATACCAATGCCATATCGCAAACGCCTCGGCGTTGGCCCCTCCCTGCACGAGCCTGTCATCCGTGTACCCTCCCGCCATGTCATGGCAGACCAGAGTCCGAGGCCGGCTCGgcaaggcggcggcggcggcaggaAGCTTCACGGAGGCCTTGTTGAAGGGGAAATGGAAGGAATTGAAGTAGGCTCGGGACTCCAATTCCTCGAGCGTCTGCAGCGGGTAGGAGACCGGAGTGGCCGGGATGAGAGGATCAAAAGGCGGCGGAGGATCGGCGGAGGAGGAATCATCTGCCATTGCAAGTGAAGAGAGGAAGGAGCGGAGATCCTTGAGAGCAGCGTAGGCTTTGGGGTGATTGGATTTTAAATAGGGGATCATATGAAGCAGACCTCATGCCACTGAGTTGACTCACTCCTCTTCTTCACTGAAAATATCGTTTCTTGTTGCCTTGGCGCTACAATGAAATTCTATCTGGGTTTTCCGATTTTGTGGAAAATTCAGTTATCAATTCCTAATCTCAATTTCCCTTCCTTTTTTAActccaaatataaataaataaatactccatatatttgtctttaaatttacattaatttgtctaaaaaaatatgtatatacacGAAGAGttatgttaaaaaaaatgaacttGAGTTTATGGTATAGAAAAGATCAAATATCAATCTTaggattttaatataaaatgctAGTGTTATGGCAGATgataatcaaatttaattaattaaaacgtCTACTCTAATGGTAAATTTATCAATCCGTTCAACAAAAAACCATTTTGATTGCTTTGATTTTTGCATATACTTATTTTGAGTATAATGGAGTACATTCTATATTATAGtgtttaaaattttgttttataatgaAGTAAATTGAATGCtataatttgaaaatatcataaacctcttaatttaaataatttttttgtgtcTACCACAtttcaatatcaaattaaatgtaattttataaaGATTTCAACcaatttaaatgtaattttataaggatttcaACAAAATGATGTTTTCACATGACATAAATTTGTTGATTATTGGagtttatttttgaatttgtaAAATGACTATGCAGGAAAATGAGCAGTTTTGAAGAAACATttctaaatattaattttttaattttcatgccAAAAAGAAGCACCTTTTGTCTTGGAATGAAgagaataattcttataatattcaaaattaataatttaagagtaatttttttcataaaagaaaattaaatctTATTATTATCTTGAACCTCAAATAATTAGAAAATCCAagaatgtgtaactataaaagagaataatccAATATACTCtcttccaaattaaatcaaatccaatatactctcatccaagtattggcattttaaaaatcaaatccaactttaagtacagagtattttttttgtctttttagtctttattatgtataaaatgtgcttaaacaaatttcaaacaataaggtgaaaattacaattttattgataataaatttgaataagactaaaaattacaacttataatgaatacattttatttataaaaattaataaa contains:
- the LOC121744279 gene encoding cytosolic endo-beta-N-acetylglucosaminidase 1-like; this encodes MIPYLKSNHPKAYAALKDLRSFLSSLAMADDSSSADPPPPFDPLIPATPVSYPLQTLEELESRAYFNSFHFPFNKASVKLPAAAAALPSRPRTLVCHDMAGGYTDDRLVQGGANAEAFAIWHWYLIDVFVYFSHNLVTLPPPCWTNTAHRHGVKVLGTFIMEWDEGKIRADKLLASKDSIRMYADRLTELAVALGFDGWLINMEVNLDLGQIPNLKEFVSYLSQTMHSSLPGSLVIWYDSVTVDGDLNWQNQLNDKNKPFFDLCDGIFVNYSWKEDFPKQSAEVAADRNFDVYMGIDVFGRGTYGGGQGTTNVALDVIKKADVSVAIFAPGWVYETQQPPDFQTAQNRWWGQVEKSWGIVQNYPKVLPFYSNFNQGHGYHIYTDGKQISSNQWNDLSSQSFQPFLAYSGDSNTEPIQVSIDFKGASYSGGGSITFVGTLDDKAEFRARLFHGELPLRNSPVHFTYSVKSNGNSLLGLALGFSSASNDKKTVLLAASGNTLLTMTQFSSHFTSVVKPRRVTKLDQEPGWIIQESSINMAGHILTEIQALCYRPKPERSAATAIAADDILSRAPSEYYAVLGDLKISADGENKNFPPSDSWHVSSEFVSWTSGSQGSKNLSVKIIWQLKAGYADLFLNYNIFVEKLNSPSSGTQSRLSEVAHEYLGEAAVKSFYISDLEVPSGTSFLKFIIQVRGLDGTSQKLEDAPFLQLKVEG